The window TGGCCGCGATGACCAGCGAATCGGCCAGGCGGCCATCCCGGAGGACCTTGTGTCTGCCAACGCCTGGGAGAACTTCGCCGAGGCCACGGTGGTTACCGTACCCGCTGAGTTGCAGGCCGAGAGTGAAGTTTCTGTTCTGATCACCGGCGCCGGCGAGGCACCGTCTGCGCAGCACATCGTGATCGTGGCAGAACGCTTCTCCAAAGCCGTTGTGGTTCTGGATCACCAGGGCTCCGCAGTTGTCTCCGAGAACGTGGAGATCATTGTTGAAGACGGTGCTGAACTCACCGTTGTCTCCTTGCAGGAATGGGCAGACAACGCAGTCCACGCGTCATCGCAGCAGGCGAAGATCGGCCGCGATGCCAAGTTCAAGCACATTGTGGTCAGCCTTGGCGGCGACCTCGTGCGTGTCACGCCGTCCACGCGTTTTACCGCTCCTGGCGCCGACGTCGAGATGTTCGGCCTGTACTTTGCCGACGCCGGTCAGCACCTTGAGCAGCGCCTGTTCGTTGACCACGCTGTGGCCAACTGCAAGTCGCGCGTTCTTTACAAGGGCGCCCTTCAGGGCCGCAACGCCCACAGCGTGTGGGTCGGCGACGTCCTGATCCGTAAGGAAGCAGAAGGCACGGATACGTACGAGGCCAACCGCAACCTGGTGCTTACTGACGGTGCCCGCGCAGATTCCGTTCCCAACCTCGAAATCGAAACCGGTTTGATCGAGGGTGCCGGCCACGCCAGCGCCACCGGACGTTTCGATGACGAGCACCTCTTCTACCTCATGGCCCGTGGCATCCCCGAGAAGGTTGCCCGCCGTCTGGTGGTCCGAGGCTTCCTGAACGAGATCATCCAGCAGATCAAGGTCCCGGCAATCGAAGATCGCCTGACCGCCGCTGTTGAGCGCGAACTCGCCGCGACCGACAACTAAGACAGGCCAGGCAGGACAACAATGAGTGAAGAAACCAAGGGCGAACTGGTATGCAACGCCAATGACATCCAGGTCAAGCAGGCGCTGCGCGTCCTGATCGATGACTACCCCGTAGCCATTGTTAAGGACTCGATGGGTGATATCCACGCCATCGCCGATACCTGCTCGCACGCGGACATCTCGTTGTCCGAGGGCGAGGTTGAAGGCTGCGCGATCGAGTGCTGGGGACATGGTTCCCAGTTCGACCTCCGCAGCGGACAGCCCCTCCAGCTGCCTGCTTATGACCCCGTCCCGGTTTTCGCCGTCACCATCGACGGGGACGACGTTTACGTGGACGTGACCAACGTTGTGAACGGCGCGTCGGTAGATCACTACTGAGCGCCCAGTACCGCCAGACTTACGAACGGAAAGAAAGAAGAGCATGTCAACTCTTGAAATCAAGGACCTGCACGTCAGCATCGAGACGGAGCAGGGAACCAAGGAGATCCTGAAGGGCGTCAGCCTCACCATCAAGACCGGTGAAACGCACGCCATCATGGGTCCCAACGGCTCCGGCAAGTCCACCCTCGCCTCCACCATCGCTGGCCACCCGCGCTACACCGTCACCAGCGGCACCATCACGCTGGACGGCGAAGATGTGCTGGAAATGAGCGTCGACGAACGCGCCCGTGCAGGCGTCTTCCTGGCCATGCAGTACCCGGTGGAAGTTCCCGGCGTCACCATGACCAACTTCCTGCGCACCGCCAAGACCGCAATCGACGGCGAAGCACCTGCGCTGCGTACGTGGACCAAGGACGTCAAGGCCGCTATGCAGCAGCTGCGTATCGACGCTGACTTCGCACAGCGCAACGTCAACGAGGGCTTCTCCGGTGGTGAGAAGAAGCGTGTTGAAATCCTTCAGCTCGAACTCTTCAAGCCGAGGTTCGCCATCCTGGACGAGACCGACTCCGGCCTTGACGTCGATGCTTTGAAGGTTGTCTCCGAGGGCGTCAACCGCGCCCACGAAGAGGGCAACATGGGCACCTTGCTCATCACTCACTACACGCGCATCCTGCGCTACATCAAGCCTGACTTCGTACACGTGTTCGTTGACGGCAAGGTTGTTGAAGAGGGCGGCCCGGAGCTTGCAGACCGTCTTGAGGACGAAGGCTACGACCGCTACGCTCCAGGCGCCGGCGTTGCCGTTGCTCCTGCAGTGCAGGCCTAGTTAGGATCGTTCCATGACCGAAATCAACACGGCGCGAACCAGCCTCGAGGACGTCGAGGAAGCGCTCAAGGACGTCATTGACCCGGAACTCGGGGTCAACATTGTGGACTTGGGCCTTCTTTACGGACTCAAGTACTCCGACGACGACGGCGCGCTCCTGATCGACATGACACTGACCACAGCGGCTTGCCCGCTGACGGACGTGCTTGAAGAGCAGGTGGGCAAGTCCCTCGACGGAGTGGTTGATGAGTGGCGCCTGAACTGGGTATGGATGCCGCCATGGGGTCCCGAGCGGATCACCGATGACGGCAAGGACCAGATGAGGGC is drawn from Arthrobacter sp. 31Y and contains these coding sequences:
- the sufD gene encoding Fe-S cluster assembly protein SufD; this translates as MTDITTEKARIGAPSAQPFINGFTEEGENLSPVNTGTNTSTTSEQPSAGPLGGASAKSHSHGGGVGIPDSSRAGRLTSYRLADFKPLNGLEEDWRFTPLKRLRGLHTDVLNGAAPTVSVTAPAGVVVETVGRDDQRIGQAAIPEDLVSANAWENFAEATVVTVPAELQAESEVSVLITGAGEAPSAQHIVIVAERFSKAVVVLDHQGSAVVSENVEIIVEDGAELTVVSLQEWADNAVHASSQQAKIGRDAKFKHIVVSLGGDLVRVTPSTRFTAPGADVEMFGLYFADAGQHLEQRLFVDHAVANCKSRVLYKGALQGRNAHSVWVGDVLIRKEAEGTDTYEANRNLVLTDGARADSVPNLEIETGLIEGAGHASATGRFDDEHLFYLMARGIPEKVARRLVVRGFLNEIIQQIKVPAIEDRLTAAVERELAATDN
- a CDS encoding non-heme iron oxygenase ferredoxin subunit, which encodes MSEETKGELVCNANDIQVKQALRVLIDDYPVAIVKDSMGDIHAIADTCSHADISLSEGEVEGCAIECWGHGSQFDLRSGQPLQLPAYDPVPVFAVTIDGDDVYVDVTNVVNGASVDHY
- the sufC gene encoding Fe-S cluster assembly ATPase SufC, with the protein product MSTLEIKDLHVSIETEQGTKEILKGVSLTIKTGETHAIMGPNGSGKSTLASTIAGHPRYTVTSGTITLDGEDVLEMSVDERARAGVFLAMQYPVEVPGVTMTNFLRTAKTAIDGEAPALRTWTKDVKAAMQQLRIDADFAQRNVNEGFSGGEKKRVEILQLELFKPRFAILDETDSGLDVDALKVVSEGVNRAHEEGNMGTLLITHYTRILRYIKPDFVHVFVDGKVVEEGGPELADRLEDEGYDRYAPGAGVAVAPAVQA
- a CDS encoding metal-sulfur cluster assembly factor, encoding MTEINTARTSLEDVEEALKDVIDPELGVNIVDLGLLYGLKYSDDDGALLIDMTLTTAACPLTDVLEEQVGKSLDGVVDEWRLNWVWMPPWGPERITDDGKDQMRALGFNI